A genomic region of Zalophus californianus isolate mZalCal1 chromosome 1, mZalCal1.pri.v2, whole genome shotgun sequence contains the following coding sequences:
- the ISYNA1 gene encoding inositol-3-phosphate synthase 1 isoform X1, with protein sequence MEATADFVVESPDVVYGPDAIEAQYEYRTTCVSREGSVLKVYPMSTRFTFRTARQVPRLGVMLVGWGGNNGSTLTAAVLANRLRLSWPTRTGRKAANYYGSLTQAGTVSLGLDADGQEVFVPFSALLPMVAPDDLVFDGWDISSLNLAEAMRRAQVLDWGLQEQLWPHLEALRPRPSVYIPEFIAANQSARADNLILGTRAQQLEQIRRDIRDFRSSAGLDKVIVLWTANTERFCEVVPGLNDTAENLLRTIQLGLEVSPSTLFAVASILEGCAFLNGSPQNTLVPGALELARQRRVFVGGDDFKSGQTKVKSVLVDFLIGSGLKTMSIVSYNHLGNNDGQNLSAPPQFRSKEVSKSSVVDDMVQSNPVLYAPGQEPDHCVVIKYVPYVGDSKRALDEYTSELMLGGTNTLVLHNTCEDSLLAAPIMLDLVLLTELCQRVSFCTDADPEPQGFHSVLSLLSFLFKAPLVPPGSPVVNALFRQRSCIENILRACVGLPPQNHMLLEHKMERPGLKRGGPVVASCPLPCKKGPAPTAPNGCTGDANGHSQAEAPQMPTT encoded by the exons ATGGAGGCCACAGCCGATTTCGTGGTCGAGAGCCCCGACGTGGTCTACGGCCCCGACGCCATCGAGGCTCAGTACGAGTACCGGACAACGTGCGTCAGCCGCGAGGGCAGTGTCCTCAAG GTATACCCCATGTCCACGCGCTTCACCTTTCGGACCGCCCGGCAGGTGCCCCGGCTTGGGGTCATGCTCGTCGGCTGGGGCGGGAACAACGGCTCCACGCTCACCGCTGCCGTGCTGGCCAACCGACTGCGCCTGTCCTGGCCCACGCGCACCGGCCGCAAG GCGGCCAACTACTACGGCTCGCTGACGCAGGCGGGCACCGTTAGCCTGGGCTTGGACGCCGACGGCCAGGAGGTGTTCGTGCCCTTCAGCGCCCTGCTGCCCATGGTGGCACCCGACGACCTCGTGTTCGACG gcTGGGACATATCGTCGCTGAACCTGGCTGAGGCGATGCGGCGCGCGCAGGTACTGGATTGGGGGCTGCAGGAGCAACTGTGGCCGCACTTGGAGGCCCTGCGCCCGCGGCCCTCTGTCTACATCCCCGAGTTCATCGCAGCTAACCAGAGTGCGCGCGCTGACAACCTCATACTGGGCACGCGCGCACAGCAG CTGGAGCAGATCCGCAGGGACATCCGCGACTTCCGGTCCAGTGCTGGGCTAGACAAAGTCATCGTGCTGTGGACAGCGAACACGGAGCGCTTCTGCGAAGTGGTCCCAGGCCTCAATGACACCGCCGAGAACCTGCTGCGGACCATCCAG CTGGGCCTGGAGGTGTCGCCCTCCACTCTCTTCGCCGTGGCTAGCATCTTGGAGGGCTGCGCCTTCCTCAATGGGTCCCCGCAGAACACGCTGGTGCCTGGGGCGCTCGAGCTCGCCCGCCAGCGACGTGTCTTCGTGGGTGGAGACGACTTCAAGTCAGGCCAGACCAAGGTCAAGTCCGTGCTCGTGGACTTCCTTATTGGCTCTGGCCTCAAG ACCATGTCCATCGTGAGCTACAACCACCTGGGCAACAACGACGGGCAGAACCTATCGGCGCCGCCCCAGTTCCGCTCCAAGGAGGTGTCCAAGAGCAGCGTGGTGGACGACATGGTGCAGAGCAACCCCGTGCTCTACGCGCCCGGCCAGGAGCCCGACCACTGC GTGGTCATCAAGTACGTGCCGTATGTGGGCGACAGCAAGCGGGCGCTGGACGAGTACACCTCGGAGCTGATGCTGGGCGGCACCAACACGCTGGTGCTGCACAACACGTGCGAG GACTCCCTCCTGGCCGCGCCCATCATGCTCGACCTGGTGCTGCTGACCGAGCTGTGCCAGCGCGTGAGCTTCTGCACGGACGCCGACCCCGAGCCGCAGGGCTTCCACTCGGTGCTGTCGCTGCTCAGCTTCCTCTTCAAGGCGCCGCTCGTGCCGCCCGGCAGCCCGGTGGTCAATGCGCTCTTCCGCCAGCGCAGCTGCATCGAGAATATCCTCAG GGCCTGTGTGGGACTCCCGCCACAGAACCACATGCTTCTGGAACACAAGATGGAGCGCCCCGGCCTCAAGCGAGGGGGGCCTGTGGTCGCCAGCTGCCCTCTGCCCTGCAAGAAAGGACCAGCGCCAACTGCCCCCAACGGCTGTACGGGGGATGCCAACGGGCACTCGCAGGCTGAGGCACCCCAGATGCCCACCACTTAG
- the ISYNA1 gene encoding inositol-3-phosphate synthase 1 isoform X2: MVAPDDLVFDGWDISSLNLAEAMRRAQVLDWGLQEQLWPHLEALRPRPSVYIPEFIAANQSARADNLILGTRAQQLEQIRRDIRDFRSSAGLDKVIVLWTANTERFCEVVPGLNDTAENLLRTIQLGLEVSPSTLFAVASILEGCAFLNGSPQNTLVPGALELARQRRVFVGGDDFKSGQTKVKSVLVDFLIGSGLKTMSIVSYNHLGNNDGQNLSAPPQFRSKEVSKSSVVDDMVQSNPVLYAPGQEPDHCVVIKYVPYVGDSKRALDEYTSELMLGGTNTLVLHNTCEDSLLAAPIMLDLVLLTELCQRVSFCTDADPEPQGFHSVLSLLSFLFKAPLVPPGSPVVNALFRQRSCIENILRACVGLPPQNHMLLEHKMERPGLKRGGPVVASCPLPCKKGPAPTAPNGCTGDANGHSQAEAPQMPTT, translated from the exons ATGGTGGCACCCGACGACCTCGTGTTCGACG gcTGGGACATATCGTCGCTGAACCTGGCTGAGGCGATGCGGCGCGCGCAGGTACTGGATTGGGGGCTGCAGGAGCAACTGTGGCCGCACTTGGAGGCCCTGCGCCCGCGGCCCTCTGTCTACATCCCCGAGTTCATCGCAGCTAACCAGAGTGCGCGCGCTGACAACCTCATACTGGGCACGCGCGCACAGCAG CTGGAGCAGATCCGCAGGGACATCCGCGACTTCCGGTCCAGTGCTGGGCTAGACAAAGTCATCGTGCTGTGGACAGCGAACACGGAGCGCTTCTGCGAAGTGGTCCCAGGCCTCAATGACACCGCCGAGAACCTGCTGCGGACCATCCAG CTGGGCCTGGAGGTGTCGCCCTCCACTCTCTTCGCCGTGGCTAGCATCTTGGAGGGCTGCGCCTTCCTCAATGGGTCCCCGCAGAACACGCTGGTGCCTGGGGCGCTCGAGCTCGCCCGCCAGCGACGTGTCTTCGTGGGTGGAGACGACTTCAAGTCAGGCCAGACCAAGGTCAAGTCCGTGCTCGTGGACTTCCTTATTGGCTCTGGCCTCAAG ACCATGTCCATCGTGAGCTACAACCACCTGGGCAACAACGACGGGCAGAACCTATCGGCGCCGCCCCAGTTCCGCTCCAAGGAGGTGTCCAAGAGCAGCGTGGTGGACGACATGGTGCAGAGCAACCCCGTGCTCTACGCGCCCGGCCAGGAGCCCGACCACTGC GTGGTCATCAAGTACGTGCCGTATGTGGGCGACAGCAAGCGGGCGCTGGACGAGTACACCTCGGAGCTGATGCTGGGCGGCACCAACACGCTGGTGCTGCACAACACGTGCGAG GACTCCCTCCTGGCCGCGCCCATCATGCTCGACCTGGTGCTGCTGACCGAGCTGTGCCAGCGCGTGAGCTTCTGCACGGACGCCGACCCCGAGCCGCAGGGCTTCCACTCGGTGCTGTCGCTGCTCAGCTTCCTCTTCAAGGCGCCGCTCGTGCCGCCCGGCAGCCCGGTGGTCAATGCGCTCTTCCGCCAGCGCAGCTGCATCGAGAATATCCTCAG GGCCTGTGTGGGACTCCCGCCACAGAACCACATGCTTCTGGAACACAAGATGGAGCGCCCCGGCCTCAAGCGAGGGGGGCCTGTGGTCGCCAGCTGCCCTCTGCCCTGCAAGAAAGGACCAGCGCCAACTGCCCCCAACGGCTGTACGGGGGATGCCAACGGGCACTCGCAGGCTGAGGCACCCCAGATGCCCACCACTTAG
- the ELL gene encoding RNA polymerase II elongation factor ELL isoform X3: protein MQQSAGRAEESFSLRPSIRFQGSQGHISIPQPDCPTEARTFSFYLSNIGRDSPQGSFDCIQQYVSSHGDVHLDCLGSIQDKITVCATDDSYQKARQSMAQAEEETRSRGAIVIKAGGRYLGKKVQFRKPAPGATDAVPSRKRATPINLASAIKKSSVGGISGGSGVSQRPFRDRVLHLLALRPYRKAELLLRLQKDGLAQADKDALDGLLQQVANVNAKDGTCTLKDCVYKDVQKDWPGYSEGDQQLLKRMLVRKLCQPQSAVGLPGDPAAASPPRERGSSASPPQKRSQPPDFTDSLVSKKTRISHFTQRAQPAVNGKLSATHGREALLPTPGPLAGTDAHLPPRLEPPRIHDPLADVSNDLGHSGRDCEHGEVATPAPTTCLSLPLLTDCAQPSRPHGGSSHSKSKKKSKKHKDKERATEDRHRARLPDHMPSPLGAPPDAPAPASDALEKVPGLNGTCNSSSVPTSTSETPDYLLRYAAISSPEQRQRYKNDFNAEYSEYRGLHARIERVTRRFTQLDAQLRQLPQGSEEYETTRGQILQEYRKIKKTNTNYSQEKHRCEYLHSKLAHIKRLIAEYDQRQLQAWP from the exons GAGTCTTTTTCACTGAGACCATCAATCCGATTTCAAGGAAGTCAAGGG CACATCTCCATCCCCCAGCCTGACTGCCCCACAGAGGCACGGACattctccttctacctctccaACATTGGCCGTGACAGCCCCCAGGGCAGCTTCGACTGCATCCAGCAATATGTCTCCAG CCATGGGGATGTTCACCTGGACTGCCTGGGCAGCATCCAGGACAAAATCACGGTGTGTGCCACCGACGACTCCTACCAGAAAGCACGGCAGAGCATGGCACAGGCCGAGGAGGAGACACGGAGCCGTGGTGCCATTGTCATCAAGGCTGGAGGCCGCTACCTGG GCAAGAAGGTTCAGTTTCGGAAACCAGCCCCGGGGGCCACGGACGCTGTGCCCTCCCGGAAGCGGGCGACCCCCATCAACCTGGCGAGTGCCATCAAGAAGAGCAGTGTTGGTGGCATTAGCGGGGGCAGTGGGGTGTCTCAGAGGCCTTTCCGTGACCGGGTGCTGCACCTCCTGGCACTGAGGCCCTACCGGAAGGCCGAGCTGTTGCTGCGGCTACAGAAGGACGGCCTGGCCCAGGCGGACAAGGATGCGCTGGATGGCCTCCTCCAGCAG GTGGCCAATGTGAATGCCAAGGATGGCACATGCACATTGAAGGACTGTGTGTATAAGGATGTGCAGAAGGACTGGCCTGGCTACTCGGAAGGGGACCAGCAGCTGTTGAAGCGGATGCTTGTCCG GAAGCTCTGCCAGCCGCAGAGTGCGGTGGGCCTCCCTGGAGACCCTGCTGCCGCCAGTCCTCCCAGGGAACGTGGAAGCTCGGCCTCACCCCCTCAG AAACGATCACAACCTCCTGATTTCACCGACTCCCTGGTCAGCAAGAAAACCAGGATATCCCATTTTACCCAGAGAGCTCAGCCTGCCGTCAATGGGAAGCTGAGTGCAACCCATGGCCGTGAGGCCCTGCTGCCCACTCCGGGCCCACTAGCTGGCACAGATGCCCACCTGCCCCCGCGGTTGGAGCCCCCGAGGATCCATGACCCTCTGGCTGACGTCAGCAATGACCTGGGCCACAGTGGCCGGGACTGCGAGCATGGGGAAGTGGCCACCCCAGCCCCAACTACGTGCCTCAGCTTGCCCCTGCTGACGGACTGTGCCCAGCCCAGCAGGCCCCATGGTGGCTCATCACACAGCAAATCCAAGAAGAAGTCCAAGAAGCACAAAGACAAGGAGAGAGCAACTGAGGACAGACACCGGGCCCGGTTGCCAGACCACATGCCCAGCCCCTTAGGAGCCCCACCAGATGCTCCGG CCCCTGCCTCAGACGCACTGGAGAAGGTTCCAG GTTTGAATGGGACCTGCAACAGCTCAAGCGTCCCCACCTCGACCTCAGAGACCCCCGACTACTTGCT AAGATACGCTGCCATCTCCTCCCCGGAGCAGCGGCAGCGCTACAAGAACGACTTCAACGCGGAGTACAGCGAGTACCGCGGTCTGCACGCACGCATCGAGCGGGTCACACGGCGCTTCACGCAGCTGGATGCCCAGCTCCGGCAGCTCCCGCAGGGCTCCGAGGAGTACGAG acTACTCGGGGGCAGATTTTGCAGGAATATCGAAAAATCAAAAAG ACCAACACCAACTACAGCCAGGAGAAGCACCGCTGCGAGTACCTGCACAGCAAGCTGGCCCACATCAAGAGGCTCATTGCCGAGTACGACCAGCGGCAGCTGCAGGCCTGGCCCTAG
- the ELL gene encoding RNA polymerase II elongation factor ELL isoform X1 produces MAALKEARSYGLSCGRVSDGSKVSVFHVKLTDSALRAFESYRASQESFSLRPSIRFQGSQGHISIPQPDCPTEARTFSFYLSNIGRDSPQGSFDCIQQYVSSHGDVHLDCLGSIQDKITVCATDDSYQKARQSMAQAEEETRSRGAIVIKAGGRYLGKKVQFRKPAPGATDAVPSRKRATPINLASAIKKSSVGGISGGSGVSQRPFRDRVLHLLALRPYRKAELLLRLQKDGLAQADKDALDGLLQQVANVNAKDGTCTLKDCVYKDVQKDWPGYSEGDQQLLKRMLVRKLCQPQSAVGLPGDPAAASPPRERGSSASPPQKRSQPPDFTDSLVSKKTRISHFTQRAQPAVNGKLSATHGREALLPTPGPLAGTDAHLPPRLEPPRIHDPLADVSNDLGHSGRDCEHGEVATPAPTTCLSLPLLTDCAQPSRPHGGSSHSKSKKKSKKHKDKERATEDRHRARLPDHMPSPLGAPPDAPAPASDALEKVPGLNGTCNSSSVPTSTSETPDYLLRYAAISSPEQRQRYKNDFNAEYSEYRGLHARIERVTRRFTQLDAQLRQLPQGSEEYETTRGQILQEYRKIKKTNTNYSQEKHRCEYLHSKLAHIKRLIAEYDQRQLQAWP; encoded by the exons GAGTCTTTTTCACTGAGACCATCAATCCGATTTCAAGGAAGTCAAGGG CACATCTCCATCCCCCAGCCTGACTGCCCCACAGAGGCACGGACattctccttctacctctccaACATTGGCCGTGACAGCCCCCAGGGCAGCTTCGACTGCATCCAGCAATATGTCTCCAG CCATGGGGATGTTCACCTGGACTGCCTGGGCAGCATCCAGGACAAAATCACGGTGTGTGCCACCGACGACTCCTACCAGAAAGCACGGCAGAGCATGGCACAGGCCGAGGAGGAGACACGGAGCCGTGGTGCCATTGTCATCAAGGCTGGAGGCCGCTACCTGG GCAAGAAGGTTCAGTTTCGGAAACCAGCCCCGGGGGCCACGGACGCTGTGCCCTCCCGGAAGCGGGCGACCCCCATCAACCTGGCGAGTGCCATCAAGAAGAGCAGTGTTGGTGGCATTAGCGGGGGCAGTGGGGTGTCTCAGAGGCCTTTCCGTGACCGGGTGCTGCACCTCCTGGCACTGAGGCCCTACCGGAAGGCCGAGCTGTTGCTGCGGCTACAGAAGGACGGCCTGGCCCAGGCGGACAAGGATGCGCTGGATGGCCTCCTCCAGCAG GTGGCCAATGTGAATGCCAAGGATGGCACATGCACATTGAAGGACTGTGTGTATAAGGATGTGCAGAAGGACTGGCCTGGCTACTCGGAAGGGGACCAGCAGCTGTTGAAGCGGATGCTTGTCCG GAAGCTCTGCCAGCCGCAGAGTGCGGTGGGCCTCCCTGGAGACCCTGCTGCCGCCAGTCCTCCCAGGGAACGTGGAAGCTCGGCCTCACCCCCTCAG AAACGATCACAACCTCCTGATTTCACCGACTCCCTGGTCAGCAAGAAAACCAGGATATCCCATTTTACCCAGAGAGCTCAGCCTGCCGTCAATGGGAAGCTGAGTGCAACCCATGGCCGTGAGGCCCTGCTGCCCACTCCGGGCCCACTAGCTGGCACAGATGCCCACCTGCCCCCGCGGTTGGAGCCCCCGAGGATCCATGACCCTCTGGCTGACGTCAGCAATGACCTGGGCCACAGTGGCCGGGACTGCGAGCATGGGGAAGTGGCCACCCCAGCCCCAACTACGTGCCTCAGCTTGCCCCTGCTGACGGACTGTGCCCAGCCCAGCAGGCCCCATGGTGGCTCATCACACAGCAAATCCAAGAAGAAGTCCAAGAAGCACAAAGACAAGGAGAGAGCAACTGAGGACAGACACCGGGCCCGGTTGCCAGACCACATGCCCAGCCCCTTAGGAGCCCCACCAGATGCTCCGG CCCCTGCCTCAGACGCACTGGAGAAGGTTCCAG GTTTGAATGGGACCTGCAACAGCTCAAGCGTCCCCACCTCGACCTCAGAGACCCCCGACTACTTGCT AAGATACGCTGCCATCTCCTCCCCGGAGCAGCGGCAGCGCTACAAGAACGACTTCAACGCGGAGTACAGCGAGTACCGCGGTCTGCACGCACGCATCGAGCGGGTCACACGGCGCTTCACGCAGCTGGATGCCCAGCTCCGGCAGCTCCCGCAGGGCTCCGAGGAGTACGAG acTACTCGGGGGCAGATTTTGCAGGAATATCGAAAAATCAAAAAG ACCAACACCAACTACAGCCAGGAGAAGCACCGCTGCGAGTACCTGCACAGCAAGCTGGCCCACATCAAGAGGCTCATTGCCGAGTACGACCAGCGGCAGCTGCAGGCCTGGCCCTAG
- the ELL gene encoding RNA polymerase II elongation factor ELL isoform X2, which yields MAALKEARSYGLSCGRVSDGSKVSVFHVKLTDSALRAFESYRASQESFSLRPSIRFQGSQGHISIPQPDCPTEARTFSFYLSNIGRDSPQGSFDCIQQYVSSHGDVHLDCLGSIQDKITVCATDDSYQKARQSMAQAEEETRSRGAIVIKAGGRYLGKKVQFRKPAPGATDAVPSRKRATPINLASAIKKSSVGGISGGSGVSQRPFRDRVLHLLALRPYRKAELLLRLQKDGLAQADKDALDGLLQQVANVNAKDGTCTLKDCVYKDVQKDWPGYSEGDQQLLKRMLVRKLCQPQSAVGLPGDPAAASPPRERGSSASPPQKRSQPPDFTDSLVSKKTRISHFTQRAQPAVNGKLSATHGREALLPTPGPLAGTDAHLPPRLEPPRIHDPLADVSNDLGHSGRDCEHGEVATPAPTTCLSLPLLTDCAQPSRPHGGSSHSKSKKKSKKHKDKERATEDRHRARLPDHMPSPLGAPPDAPGLNGTCNSSSVPTSTSETPDYLLRYAAISSPEQRQRYKNDFNAEYSEYRGLHARIERVTRRFTQLDAQLRQLPQGSEEYETTRGQILQEYRKIKKTNTNYSQEKHRCEYLHSKLAHIKRLIAEYDQRQLQAWP from the exons GAGTCTTTTTCACTGAGACCATCAATCCGATTTCAAGGAAGTCAAGGG CACATCTCCATCCCCCAGCCTGACTGCCCCACAGAGGCACGGACattctccttctacctctccaACATTGGCCGTGACAGCCCCCAGGGCAGCTTCGACTGCATCCAGCAATATGTCTCCAG CCATGGGGATGTTCACCTGGACTGCCTGGGCAGCATCCAGGACAAAATCACGGTGTGTGCCACCGACGACTCCTACCAGAAAGCACGGCAGAGCATGGCACAGGCCGAGGAGGAGACACGGAGCCGTGGTGCCATTGTCATCAAGGCTGGAGGCCGCTACCTGG GCAAGAAGGTTCAGTTTCGGAAACCAGCCCCGGGGGCCACGGACGCTGTGCCCTCCCGGAAGCGGGCGACCCCCATCAACCTGGCGAGTGCCATCAAGAAGAGCAGTGTTGGTGGCATTAGCGGGGGCAGTGGGGTGTCTCAGAGGCCTTTCCGTGACCGGGTGCTGCACCTCCTGGCACTGAGGCCCTACCGGAAGGCCGAGCTGTTGCTGCGGCTACAGAAGGACGGCCTGGCCCAGGCGGACAAGGATGCGCTGGATGGCCTCCTCCAGCAG GTGGCCAATGTGAATGCCAAGGATGGCACATGCACATTGAAGGACTGTGTGTATAAGGATGTGCAGAAGGACTGGCCTGGCTACTCGGAAGGGGACCAGCAGCTGTTGAAGCGGATGCTTGTCCG GAAGCTCTGCCAGCCGCAGAGTGCGGTGGGCCTCCCTGGAGACCCTGCTGCCGCCAGTCCTCCCAGGGAACGTGGAAGCTCGGCCTCACCCCCTCAG AAACGATCACAACCTCCTGATTTCACCGACTCCCTGGTCAGCAAGAAAACCAGGATATCCCATTTTACCCAGAGAGCTCAGCCTGCCGTCAATGGGAAGCTGAGTGCAACCCATGGCCGTGAGGCCCTGCTGCCCACTCCGGGCCCACTAGCTGGCACAGATGCCCACCTGCCCCCGCGGTTGGAGCCCCCGAGGATCCATGACCCTCTGGCTGACGTCAGCAATGACCTGGGCCACAGTGGCCGGGACTGCGAGCATGGGGAAGTGGCCACCCCAGCCCCAACTACGTGCCTCAGCTTGCCCCTGCTGACGGACTGTGCCCAGCCCAGCAGGCCCCATGGTGGCTCATCACACAGCAAATCCAAGAAGAAGTCCAAGAAGCACAAAGACAAGGAGAGAGCAACTGAGGACAGACACCGGGCCCGGTTGCCAGACCACATGCCCAGCCCCTTAGGAGCCCCACCAGATGCTCCGG GTTTGAATGGGACCTGCAACAGCTCAAGCGTCCCCACCTCGACCTCAGAGACCCCCGACTACTTGCT AAGATACGCTGCCATCTCCTCCCCGGAGCAGCGGCAGCGCTACAAGAACGACTTCAACGCGGAGTACAGCGAGTACCGCGGTCTGCACGCACGCATCGAGCGGGTCACACGGCGCTTCACGCAGCTGGATGCCCAGCTCCGGCAGCTCCCGCAGGGCTCCGAGGAGTACGAG acTACTCGGGGGCAGATTTTGCAGGAATATCGAAAAATCAAAAAG ACCAACACCAACTACAGCCAGGAGAAGCACCGCTGCGAGTACCTGCACAGCAAGCTGGCCCACATCAAGAGGCTCATTGCCGAGTACGACCAGCGGCAGCTGCAGGCCTGGCCCTAG